From the Candoia aspera isolate rCanAsp1 chromosome 3, rCanAsp1.hap2, whole genome shotgun sequence genome, the window TGTATGTACACACATCCTGGGATAGGGTACTCAGCCTCCGGGGCAGTAGCTTCTTAACATTACTGTCCTGTAACAAAATGCCAGTGGTTATTCCACCTCCCCAATAGACTTCGTTTAAAGTTAGCCTGATAAACTTGTGTTCTGCTCTCCATTGTATTCCTCCTCACCTCTATGCAGCTGAAATAAGAAGGACATTTTTATCATTATGGGAGCTTTTCAAACTAAAGTCAAGCAATAGCAATCTTGCTGTAATGAGAAAACAGTAAAAACTGACCCTGTATAAAAAGATTATGAACTGTTTGATCTATTTGCATTGCAGCAAAGTGAGTGCTTAGAATGGGCATTTCCCTTGGCAGAGCAGTTGCTCAGAGGTAGCAAAAGTGCCTGCTGAGCATGCAGAAAGTCCCAAGTTCATAAATGGAGAAGGCTTAGGAAGACCCACTGCTGAAACCCTGGACAGCCACCTATCAGAGCAATGTGACTTTGATCACAATAAGTGGGCTGTAAAAGGAAATTATGAACAAATGTCAAGCTTTTTAATTAGACTTATTCCAAAAAATCTAAATTTCAAGGATTCTACAAAAGACCCATCAATTGTGTCATTTGTTCATTGTTATTTAATTACTCGGGGTGGCTTacagtctaaaaaaaaaagtaagaacaattttttaaaaaagcagatcaTAAGGGTCCAGAAGGCAAACTCTACAAATATCCTACAGGGGCTCAACCACTACTCTACcctatggcctgggagaacagccaagttttcagtGAAGcagggagaacagccaagttttcatcAAGCAGGGAGCCATACAGatcttggggcgggggggggggggatgctgttccagagggcaggtgctacaacagagaaggcatgcttccagatAGGTTACACTGCTTTATCAAACAGACCTGAAGTGCATCCAGTGTGCCGGATCTCACTGGACAGACAGTAACAATCAGAGATAGTTCCTCAAACATATATTTGAGGATTTTTATTGGGAGAAACTTGTTCTAGTTCTTCTACCATCTGCGAATTAATGTCCTAATTAATTACAGAAGGAATGGCTTCTGAGGAAGTTTGTCTCCCAGAGGCAGGAAGAAAGAAATTTTGGAAGAGTTAGAGAAGGTCAACAATATATTTTATGAAAGGAACATAGTTTTCTAAAAACAGCTTAAATTCTGGGAGGATGGAAGTGCTGGTATTATTCTGCATATTGACTACTTCTTTAGGCACaacttgataaaataaataactctaGTCTTGCAGGGGGATGTCCTATTTAAAGAAATTTCATCTTCTCTTATTAGAGAAGATAACCTATTACAAGTTATTCTTGTGAATTTCTTCCCACTATTTATTCTCTTAAAGCAGGAGTGGAAAACTATCAGTGGCTGGAGGGCGCCAGGGTTTGTGTGGCACATCAAGGACTCCATTCTAAAAATTTTAGTATTTCACCTTTTTCCCAAatgtaaaaaaatgcagaaaaatcaaATTTTTGGGCTCACTATGCACGGATTTGGGGGGGGCATAAAACACATACTGGTAGGTCATTTGCAGCCACCCGGACACACTTTTTGCATACTCGCTTTAAAGGAAGGTGAGCAACTGCAGCCCCTGTGTCCTTTTTATTTGCGGCTATAGCCCCAACCACCCCAAAGCCCCAAATATCTATGCTCAGCCATACGCTCAAGAAGGATTGTAAGGAGAGACTCCGTAGTATCTTACAAGACTATACCCAAGTCATGCAGAATCCTTCACAGATCGTGGTGTTGATAGCTAGGCAGTAGGCACATTCTCTCTTCTCCACATGGATGACATGGTCAACAGGGATACAAAGAGACAGACTTTGGCCCAAAGTCAAGGCAAAGACTAGGGGCAGAGATATGGAAAGGACAGGATTCATGCTGGATATAaagataaagcaaaacaaaatatcattAGACTGGATGGAGGCAAGCAGCATATTAACAGGAACAGAAATCAGGCTCATATCACCACTCATTATGTGTCTCCCCTGTCTCTATCCCTCAATTCCCTGTTACTTGTAATCACTAGGCAATTAATGCTTATGCTAAATTGAAGGAAGGCACATTGAGATAATTCCCTGGTAAGCACTGTACAATGCACCCCTGCAGGGTGAGAAGCAtaccagggatttttttttccagggggcTTTCTAGCTTCCTCTTATATGAATATCTAGGCAGCCTCCACATTAGCTTTTTAGTCTTCCCTTCTCATCTTGATTTTATTGCCAGGCTTCTGTACTTGTAAGGCCCAAATGTTGCCAAATGATGTCAGGCTCATGCAGGCAATTGCTTATTCAGTGTGACTATTGACCAATATTTACGCCACATATAGTGTTTCTAGTTCCTAAATATCggcatttatattaatttatattgaaTTTCATCACATTGTTCCAACCTATTGAAATGATTTCAGATTTTGATTATATCTTCTGTGCTATTATACTCTGCCCCCCCAACAGCTTCATATCATCTCCAGTCAAACATTATATCCAGAACTTGTAAACTAGTATAGCCATTGATCGAGAAAAAAGCTTGATTAATGACAGATCAAATACTGATGAATGAAGCAAATCAACGAACAATGATAGCATAGAGAACTACTTCTGGTTAAAAATGCTGCCTCCCTACAAACAGAATCCTTCCTAAGAAAATATTCCAGAGGGATAATCATGTTATTCTCTTACAGCAAAAACACCTCTTTCTTGTGGCACCTCGAAAACAGAGCAGTATGCATTGTAAGTACGGATTTTTGAACACTGAATGTTCAAGAGTTGTTCAAAGACAGTGTTCCTGTctacaaatatacagtatttttttttccagatttacaCATACAGAGGCATAGAAAGCCAGGGATACACACCTGTCAACTCTGCTGAGCTGCCCAATCTCAGAACACCAACTAAAAGGAGAATCAATCTTTTAGCCGCACAGTCTTTTCTTCATGCAATCACCCAGTGCGCCTTTGAGTTTGCTGCTGAGATAATGCCCAGTAGAGGTTCTGAGTGCATTTTATATTCTCCAGGTTAATTCCTGGCTGATCTACTGTTTATATAATTGCATTAATTGCTCCTTCTAATCTCAGTAATATCTACTGCAGGAGTCATACAGGATTCATTCCAAGGAAATGGAATTGGAAGAAGTGGAGCTAAAATATCTCTGCCTGGCAACTGAACTGTAGTTAACATTAATTACTTTAACATTAATTCTTTATTCTCCATAGAA encodes:
- the TSHB gene encoding LOW QUALITY PROTEIN: thyrotropin subunit beta (The sequence of the model RefSeq protein was modified relative to this genomic sequence to represent the inferred CDS: substituted 1 base at 1 genomic stop codon), translated to MKKRLCGXKIDSPFSWCSEIGQLSRVDSMNPVLSISLPLVFALTLGQSLSLCIPVDHVIHVEKRECAYCLAINTTICEGFCMTWDSNVKKLLPRRLSTLSQDVCTYKDLVYRTVMIPGCQHHAVSYYSYPVAVSCKCGKCNTDYSDCVQEASGTGYCAML